TCCAAGGCGAATTCAATAAAACCGGCGGATACGAAAAAAGCGCCTTCGGCTTCGTATTCTCCTATACGGCGGATGAGAAAGGGCGATTGTCAAATTATATCCGCTTTGAAATCAACACTGCGGGTGAATACGCCGCATACGCGTACGACGGCCGCACGTATACCGATCTGATCGAAGCACAACCTGAAAACACCGCGTACCTGTACCCGTCCGCCGCAATCAAAAGCGGCTACGACAGCATCAACACGCTGAAAATCGCCGAAACGTCTGCCGGGTACGATTTGTTCATCAACGGAACGAAAACCGCATCGATAACCGTTCCTTCCGGATTTGACGGCGGAACCGGCGTCATGGCGTTTTTTTCCGTCGGAAAGAAAGACCAGGAACAATTTCCCGGTGCTCCGGTTCGCGTAACGTACCGAATCACGGATTCAAAAGCGGCGATGCAAAAATGAAACTACGGAAGGCGAAACCGACCGACATCGGCGTTATCATGAAAATAGAACGAAGCGCGTTTATTCCCGCCGTCTGCGAAACGGAAACGACGTTCGCCGAACGCATCGCCGTATTTCCCGACGGCTTTTTGCTGCTGGAAGACGACGGCGGAACAGTCTGCGGCTATTTCGCGTCGGAACGATGGCGGAACGTCCGTATGGAACGCGCGTTTTTCGAGCTGGGACATTCCGCCGCCGCCAGCCACGAACCGGACGGCAGCGTGCTGTACGTTTCATCCATGGGGATACTCCCGTCGCACCGCGGTACCGGGTTGGGAACGTATCTGTTCAACACTGCCTGCCGAACGATATGCGATTTCTGCAGCCGCGGCGATCCCGAAAAGGCTGCCGTTTCCGCGATCGCACTGCTGGTCAATGAAGCGTGGAAAAGCGCGCGCCGTATCTACACGCAGGCGGGCTTTACCGAAACGGCGCGGTTTGCGGGCTTTTTCCCCGCACCGGACGGCGGCAGCCCTTCCGACGGAATCGTCATGGAGCGCGCCGTATGACCGAAACACAATGGAACAGTTTTGCCTGCTTCCGCAGCGAGTTCAAAACGCAGTGCGCCGTCTGGAACGAACGATTTCAAACGGCACTGCAGCCGCTGCAAGCCGCGGCCGCGGCAGCGGACACGCCGTCGTATCCGCTTGAAACGGCCGTCGTATACAACACGGCGCTCGATGAAGTTACCGCGCAGGACGACATTCGCCTCATCGTCATCGGCGACAATCCGGGAAAAGACGAGCAGCGCGCCCAAAACAGACGCTACCTGGTGGGGCAATCGGGCAAAATTGCCGACGGTTTTTTCCGCCGGGAACCGGAGCTGCGCATCGACTTCCGCAAAAACGTCGTCATATTAAATAAAACGCCGGTTCACACCGCAAAAACGGCGCATCTGAAATACGTGCGCAAACACGGTTCGCCGGAAATAACGCAGCTGCTGCTCGAAAGCCAGTTGTGGATGGCGCGCAGCACCGCCCGGCTGCATCAAACCCTGTGCTCCGCGGCCGCACCGGGTGAAACGTGCGCACTGTGGCTCGTCGGATACGCGGAACTCAAAGGCAACGGCATCTTTTTGCCGTACCGAGACGAACTGCACGGCGCGTACCGTACCGATACGGAGACGAGCGACGCGTGGCGGCACGTGTTCGTGTTTCAGCATTTTTCGATGAACCGATTTTTGATCGATCTGAAAGACTACCGCAGCCGCACGGCCGCGGCTTTTCCCTGCGAAGCGACTGCTGAAAACGGACACACACTGGCGCACGACCTCGCCGCGCTGGGAACGCTGCACCGGACCGAAATCTTCGGCGCGTAACGCCGCAACTCCATACACGGCGCAACTCCATACACGGCGCGCGCTGTGCGAACCGATTGTCTTATCCCGGATCTTGAAGTATACTGTACGCATGGACAGTCAAACCGTTTCAGCCGTACTGGAAAGCCAGCGCGCGTTTTTCGCCTCGAACATCACGAAAGATATCGTTTTCCGCCGCAAGCAATTACTGGCGTTAAAAAACGGCATCACCGAGCGCGAACAGGATATCCTCGACGCATTGCGCCGGGATTTGGGCAAATCATCGTTTGAAGCCTATTCGACCGAAATCGCGATGGTGCAGGAAGAGCTTTCCTTTATGCTCAAACATCTGCGCTCCTGGGCAAAACCGCGGAAAGTCAAAACACCGCTTATCAATTTTCCGTCCGAAAGCGTCGTCTACCCCGAACCGTTCGGCTGCGTCCTCGTCATGGCGCCCTGGAACTATCCGTTTCAGCTCGCACTGGCACCGCTTGCGGCGGCGCTGTGCGCCGGAAACTGCGCGATCGTAAAACCGTCGAATTATTCCCCGTCCGTGTCCGCCGTCGTCGAATCCCTGCTGAACGACGTGTTTCCGCCCGAATACGTCGCCGTCGTTACCGGCGGGCGGGAGGCGAACGCGTCGCTGCTCGAGCTGAAATTCGACTATATTTTCTTTACCGGCAGCCCTTCCGTGGGTAAAATCGTCATGCAAGCCGCCGCCGCGCATTTAACGCCGGTCAGCTTGGAACTCGGCGGCAAAAGCCCGTGCATCGTGGACGCGTCCGCCTCCGTCGAACTCGCCGCAAAACGTATCGTCTGGGGCAAATTGCTCAACGCCGGGCAGACGTGCGTCGCCCCCGACTACGTCCTTGCCCACGAATCGGTTAAAGACGCACTCATCGCCGCGCTGCGCCGCCAAATCACCGCGTTTTACGGTTCCGATCCGGCGCACTGCGACTATTATCCGAACATCATAAACGAAAAACATTACCGGCGGCTCGCCGCGTTCTGCGACGGCTCCGATCCGGCAAACGGCACGGTACTGCGCGCAGACGGTGCGGACGATTCTGCGGAAACGGCGTTCAACGATGCCGAACGGAAAATAGCGCCGGTCGTACTCGACGGCCCGGCACCCGATTCGCCGGTCATGAGTGAAGAAATATTCGGGCCGGTGCTGCCCGTCTTGAGCGTCGCCTCCATTGAAGAAGCGGTTTCGTTCATCAGGGAACGGCCGGAACCGCTGGCGCTCTACCTGTTTACCGGCGACGTAAAAGCCGAAAAATACGTACTGCGCAGCGTCAGGTTCGGCGGCGGCTGCGTGAACGACACGATCATGCATTTGACGTCTTCGTATCTGCCGTTCGGCGGCACCGGCAACAGCGGCATCGGCAGTTATCACGGCAAAGCCGGATTCGACACGTTCACGCATTACAAAAGCGTGTTGTCAAAATCCGTACGCATCGACGTTCCGTTCCGGTATCCGCCCTACACCGGAAACCTGAATCTGATAAAACGCTTCATGAAATAAGCGCCGCGCTTGCCCGTCATGCAGGATTTGTTAACCGTCATCGGAATCGCCGCGGCAGTCGTGCTGTTCGCGGCGGCGTACCGTTTGTATATCCGCTGGAAAAAACCCGTTCCGCACGATTACGAAGCGGCGGCACCGCGATCCGCTTCCCGGCGGAGCGATGCGGCAAGCAGCCCTCAAGAATCCGGTTCCGCTACGTGTCCGCTCTGCGGAACGCGCCTCGCGCGCGGAGAAAATCTCGTTTCAAGAGTATTCCGCGAAATTGAAAAAGCCGGCGACGGCGAACAGCGCTGCACCGTCCTCGGCTGCCCGCACTGCTACCCGGCGTGCGAACCGGACGTGCGCCGGACGTGTCCCGTGTGCGGAAAACGGGTACCGCCGGACGGCTGGCTTATTGCCAAACTGTATTCGCGCACCGGCGGAAAGCATCACGTCCGCATCACCGGATGCACCGAATGTCATAAAAAACCGTAAAGTCTTGCCACGGATCTCCGATAGTTAAATATCAGGCAAATACCTGAAGCGAATAACGCAGACAGTTCCGACTGACTGGATAAATGGGAGAATACGATGGTCATAAATCACAACATGAGCGCTATGTTTTCACAGCGCACGACGAACGCAACGAACGGCGCAACGCAGAAAAACATGGAAAAACTTTCTTCAGGCATGAAGATCAACCGCGCCGGTGACGACGCGTCGGGACTTGCCGTATCTGAAAAAATGCGCAGTCAGGTTCGCGGTTTGAATCAAGCCGCGACCAACGCACAGAAC
This sequence is a window from Treponema brennaborense DSM 12168. Protein-coding genes within it:
- a CDS encoding GNAT family N-acetyltransferase, which encodes MKLRKAKPTDIGVIMKIERSAFIPAVCETETTFAERIAVFPDGFLLLEDDGGTVCGYFASERWRNVRMERAFFELGHSAAASHEPDGSVLYVSSMGILPSHRGTGLGTYLFNTACRTICDFCSRGDPEKAAVSAIALLVNEAWKSARRIYTQAGFTETARFAGFFPAPDGGSPSDGIVMERAV
- a CDS encoding aldehyde dehydrogenase — encoded protein: MDSQTVSAVLESQRAFFASNITKDIVFRRKQLLALKNGITEREQDILDALRRDLGKSSFEAYSTEIAMVQEELSFMLKHLRSWAKPRKVKTPLINFPSESVVYPEPFGCVLVMAPWNYPFQLALAPLAAALCAGNCAIVKPSNYSPSVSAVVESLLNDVFPPEYVAVVTGGREANASLLELKFDYIFFTGSPSVGKIVMQAAAAHLTPVSLELGGKSPCIVDASASVELAAKRIVWGKLLNAGQTCVAPDYVLAHESVKDALIAALRRQITAFYGSDPAHCDYYPNIINEKHYRRLAAFCDGSDPANGTVLRADGADDSAETAFNDAERKIAPVVLDGPAPDSPVMSEEIFGPVLPVLSVASIEEAVSFIRERPEPLALYLFTGDVKAEKYVLRSVRFGGGCVNDTIMHLTSSYLPFGGTGNSGIGSYHGKAGFDTFTHYKSVLSKSVRIDVPFRYPPYTGNLNLIKRFMK